A genomic region of Terriglobales bacterium contains the following coding sequences:
- a CDS encoding sugar ABC transporter ATP-binding protein: MSFDTSLVRADRINKSYEGVRALRDVSFELWAGEVHALVGENGAGKSTLIKTITGAIRPDKGTIFVRDQPVHDHSPRRAKELGIAAIYQQPALFPALSVSENLALGLEEQTFWTRVHWPARRKRARKLLARVGANIAPEAEAGTLSMPEQQLVEIARAIGADARVLIMDEPTASLSDRETDNLYGVIRQLRQQGVGIIYISHRLEELTKIADRVTVLRDGQVIETRSMAGIRREELIRLMVGRELATVFPKRATAPSNVALELRNLSCETAGVRNVDLTVRAGEIVGLAGLVGSGRTELARTIFGLTPADSGEIRLKGKAIEIGNAADAIASGLAYVPEDRRKHGVIPELPISCNVTLAILSRLSRGGSIDFAQETRIASEYLRRLRIKAPSLHTSVGTLSGGNQQKVALSRWLAANPSVLILDEPTQGIDIGAKAEIHALIGDLAAQGMAVLMISSELPEILGMSDRIAVMHAGRVVGVLDRAEATQEKILNLALGHSAQNDPLLREPSQ, translated from the coding sequence ATGAGCTTCGATACATCACTCGTTCGGGCCGACCGGATCAACAAATCCTACGAAGGCGTGCGCGCGCTCCGAGATGTCTCGTTTGAACTGTGGGCTGGCGAGGTCCATGCCCTCGTAGGCGAGAATGGAGCGGGAAAGTCGACGTTAATCAAGACCATTACTGGCGCGATCCGGCCTGATAAAGGCACGATCTTCGTTCGCGACCAGCCAGTTCATGATCATTCGCCGCGGCGCGCAAAAGAACTTGGCATTGCCGCAATCTATCAGCAGCCGGCATTGTTTCCTGCCTTGAGCGTCTCCGAGAACCTTGCGCTCGGACTCGAGGAGCAAACCTTCTGGACGCGAGTCCACTGGCCCGCTCGCCGAAAGCGCGCTCGTAAACTGCTCGCAAGAGTTGGAGCGAATATCGCGCCCGAAGCGGAGGCCGGGACGCTCAGCATGCCGGAGCAGCAATTAGTCGAAATCGCTCGCGCGATCGGAGCTGATGCCCGCGTGCTCATCATGGACGAGCCCACGGCGTCGCTGTCAGATCGGGAAACGGACAATCTTTACGGAGTTATTCGACAGCTTCGGCAGCAGGGAGTCGGCATCATCTACATCTCGCATCGGCTCGAGGAACTCACGAAGATCGCCGATCGAGTGACCGTATTGCGTGACGGCCAGGTGATCGAGACACGGAGCATGGCGGGAATTAGACGCGAAGAGCTGATTCGCTTGATGGTCGGCCGGGAACTCGCGACGGTATTCCCCAAGCGGGCAACTGCTCCGAGCAACGTCGCTCTCGAATTGCGAAATCTCTCTTGCGAGACTGCAGGAGTTCGTAATGTGGACCTCACGGTGCGTGCGGGCGAGATCGTCGGCCTCGCCGGTCTGGTTGGATCGGGCAGGACCGAGCTTGCCCGAACGATCTTCGGGCTCACTCCTGCGGATTCCGGAGAGATTCGATTGAAGGGAAAAGCGATCGAGATTGGAAATGCGGCCGATGCTATCGCCTCGGGTCTCGCATACGTCCCAGAAGATCGCCGGAAACACGGAGTGATCCCGGAACTGCCGATCTCCTGTAACGTAACCCTCGCAATTCTTTCAAGGCTTTCGCGCGGCGGATCGATCGATTTTGCACAGGAGACTCGCATTGCCAGCGAATACCTTCGCCGACTCCGAATCAAGGCTCCTTCGCTGCACACATCCGTGGGTACTCTTTCGGGTGGTAATCAGCAGAAGGTTGCGCTGAGCCGCTGGCTCGCGGCGAATCCATCCGTTTTGATCCTGGATGAGCCGACCCAGGGAATTGATATTGGCGCGAAAGCCGAGATTCATGCGCTCATCGGCGATCTCGCCGCGCAAGGCATGGCCGTGCTTATGATTTCCTCGGAGTTACCGGAGATCCTGGGCATGAGCGATCGCATTGCTGTAATGCACGCGGGTCGGGTTGTCGGCGTTCTCGATCGCGCAGAAGCAACGCAAGAGAAGATCTTGAACCTGGCGCTCGGCCATTCGGCTCAGAACGACCCTTTGCTGCGCGAGCCTAGCCAATGA
- a CDS encoding glycoside hydrolase family 88 protein: MSIRLKRRTSKKSIAVLQLALCAIVLTFAPQAHAKHQQDAIKEFSNWPSGTSPEKIGKRVAERYVASDYINLHRHPPTPTIIYPEVCTWYGALTFAQLTHDTDLTQRLIKRFEPLFGDKASLIPKPNHVDNTVFGTVPLEIYIETKNPKYLELGKSIADAQWQDPTPDGLTSQTRYWIDDMYMITEVEVQAYRATGDRKYLDRAAHEMSVYLDKLQQPNGLFYHAPDVPFFWGRGNGWVAAGMTELLRSMPQDHPERAHILSSYRKMLATLLKYQNQDGTWNQLIDHPEAWPETSSTGMFTFAMITGVKNGWLDKKTYAPAARKAWLGLVHYIDANGDISNVCEGTNKKNDLNYYLTRARNTGDLHGEAPILWSASALLR, translated from the coding sequence ATGTCCATTCGTCTTAAGCGGCGAACGTCGAAGAAATCCATCGCTGTTCTGCAGTTGGCGCTCTGCGCGATTGTTCTGACGTTTGCTCCGCAGGCGCACGCGAAGCATCAACAGGACGCAATCAAAGAATTCAGCAACTGGCCGTCGGGGACTTCACCGGAAAAGATCGGTAAACGCGTTGCGGAACGCTACGTGGCGAGCGACTACATCAATCTGCATCGCCATCCGCCGACGCCAACGATCATTTATCCCGAGGTATGCACCTGGTATGGAGCGCTCACATTTGCGCAGCTCACGCACGATACCGATCTCACGCAGCGGCTCATCAAGCGCTTCGAGCCTCTATTTGGCGATAAGGCTTCGCTGATTCCCAAACCGAACCACGTTGACAATACCGTTTTCGGGACCGTCCCACTCGAAATTTATATTGAAACTAAAAATCCGAAGTATCTCGAATTGGGAAAGTCAATTGCGGACGCGCAGTGGCAGGATCCAACGCCGGACGGTCTGACCAGCCAAACGCGCTATTGGATCGATGACATGTACATGATCACCGAGGTCGAAGTGCAGGCCTATCGCGCAACCGGAGACCGAAAGTACCTCGATCGAGCCGCGCACGAGATGTCGGTTTACCTCGACAAGCTCCAGCAGCCGAACGGCCTCTTCTATCATGCTCCTGATGTTCCATTCTTCTGGGGACGCGGCAACGGCTGGGTTGCTGCCGGTATGACGGAGCTTCTGCGCTCCATGCCGCAAGATCATCCGGAACGAGCGCACATTCTCAGCTCCTACCGGAAGATGCTGGCTACGCTCCTCAAGTACCAGAATCAGGACGGCACGTGGAACCAGCTCATCGATCATCCCGAGGCATGGCCGGAAACTTCATCGACAGGCATGTTTACCTTCGCGATGATCACCGGCGTAAAAAACGGCTGGCTGGACAAGAAGACATATGCTCCCGCCGCGCGCAAGGCATGGCTCGGGCTGGTTCACTACATCGACGCGAATGGAGATATCAGCAACGTTTGTGAAGGTACGAACAAGAAAAACGATCTGAATTACTATCTGACCCGAGCCCGCAATACCGGCGACCTGCATGGAGAGGCGCCGATTCTTTGGTCGGCATCGGCTCTGCTGAGGTAA
- a CDS encoding L-rhamnose mutarotase, whose translation MKRVCFVLQVKPNRLEEYRQRHRAVWPEMQEALHESGWRNYSLFLRPDGLLVGYFETDDFERARAEMAKRDVNKRWQREMSGFFVQSEGLTPDRAMDPLEEVFHLQMETTENVHSS comes from the coding sequence ATGAAGCGGGTCTGTTTCGTGTTGCAAGTAAAACCGAATCGCCTGGAGGAATACAGGCAGCGTCATCGCGCCGTCTGGCCCGAGATGCAGGAAGCCCTGCACGAGTCCGGCTGGAGGAATTACTCGCTGTTTCTACGGCCTGATGGCTTGCTCGTTGGCTACTTCGAAACCGATGATTTTGAACGAGCGCGCGCCGAGATGGCCAAACGTGATGTAAACAAAAGATGGCAGCGCGAGATGTCCGGCTTTTTCGTGCAGTCGGAGGGCCTGACTCCCGATCGCGCCATGGATCCGCTGGAGGAGGTATTTCATTTGCAAATGGAGACTACCGAGAATGTCCATTCGTCTTAA